Part of the Thermodesulfobacteriota bacterium genome, TCCGGTACGGCCATTTCGTGTGGCATCTTTTCGTGATCGCGGGGACCGCGTTCCACTTCGCCGCGGTGCTCGGATACGCGGCATGAGCGGCCCGATGGAGACCCGCGGACGCTCGATCCTCTTCACGGGGCTGGTGGTGAACGTCGAGCAGATGGAGGTCCGGATCGGCGCGAAGGGGTGGCACGTCTTCCAGGTCGTGCGGCACCCCGGCGGGGTCGGCGTTCTGCCGCTGCACGACGACGGCACGGTCACCCTGATCCGGCAGCTTCGCCCCGCGGTGGGGAGGATGCTGCTCGAGATCCCGGCGGGAAGGCTGAAGCCGGGCGAGGATCCCGCGGATTGCGGCCGCCGGGAGCTGATCGAGGAGACCGGCCTCGCCGCGGAGACGATCCTGCCCCTCGGCCTGTTCCACCCGTCTCCGGGCGTGTTCGACGAGACGATCCACCTGTTCCTCGGCAAAGGGCTTCGCCAGGACGCCCCCGACCCGGAGCATTACGAGGAGATCGAGACGGTGCGGCTCCCGCTGGAGGAGGCGCTGCGGATGGCGCGCGAAGACGACGGGATCCGCGACGGAAAGACGATTGTAGCGCTCCTTCGCGTGGAACGTCTCGACCGGTAGCGGAACGTGGTAATTTCCAGAAACGGATTTCATCTCTTTCCGGAGGATCCGTGCCCATGGCGCGCGTCAACGAGCATTACCTGAAGCTGAAGGCCGGCTATCTCTTTCCCGAGATCGGCCGCCGGGTAAGGGCGTTCGCGGAAGCGAACCCTTCCGCGAAGATCATCCGGCTGGGAATCGGAGACGTCACGCGCCCCCTGCCGCCCGCCGTCCTCAAGGCGTTCCACGACGCGGTGTTTGAGCTCGGGGAAGAGAAGACCTTCATGGGGTACGGACCGGAGCAGGGGTACGATTTCCTGATCGACGCCCTGATCGAAAAAGCGTACGCGCCGCTGGGCGTCCGCCTCAAGCGCTCCGAGATCTTCATCTCCGACGGCTCCAAGTGCGACACCGCCAACATCCTCGATATCTTCGCCCTCGAGAACAAGGTGGCGATCGCCGATCCGGTCTACCCCGTCTACAACGACACCAACGTGATGGTCGGCCGCTCCGGCCCCCCCGACGAGCGTGGATACTACCAGGGGATCGTCTACCTGCCGTGCACGGAGGAGAACGGCTTCCTCCCCGGCATCCCCCGGGAGAAGGCGGACATCGTCTACCTGTGCTCCCCCAACAACCCCACCGGCGCGGTCGCGGACCGCAGGCAGCTCAAGGCGTGGGTCGACTACGCGCTGGCCAACGACGTCGTGATCTTCTACGACGCCGCCTACGAGGCGTTCATCACGGAGGCCGGCTACCCGCACTCCATCTACGAGATCGAGGGGGCGGAGCGGTGCGCCGTGGAGTTCCGCAGCTTCTCCAAGACGGCCGGCTTCACCGGTGTCCGGTGCGCCCACACAGTGGTGCCGGAAGGCGTCGCGGCGAAGACCCCCTCCGGGGAGGCGGTCCCTCTGAACCGCCTGTGGAACCGCCGGCAGACCACGAAGTTCAACGGCGTGTCCTACCCGGTCCAGAGGGCCGCGGCGGCGGTCTACACGGCCGAGGGATGGCGCCAGACGAAGGAGACCATCGACTACTACATGGGAAACGCGGCGGTCATCCGGGAAGGGCTGGGCGCGGCGGGGTTCAAGGTGTACGGAGGCGTCAACGCGCCCTACATCTGGCTGAAAACGCCGGACGGCCTGTCGTCGTGGGCCTTCTTCGACAGGCTGCTCACGCAATGCCACGTAGTGGGGACCCCCGGAAGCGGCTTCGGCCCTTCGGGGGAGGGGTTCTTCCGGCTGTCGGCCTTCGGCAGCCGCGACAACGTGACCGAAGCGGTCGGGAGGATCCGGAAGGGCTATTGAGAGGTGGCCGCCCACGCGCCCGGCGGCGCCGGCGGGCCCCCCCCAAACCGAAATCCGCACGCTCCCGTTACCGGTTATCGGCCGGCCCCGTGGGCGCAGTCGCCGTCCTCCGGGATGCGCCGCCCGTTCGCGATCAGCGTGTCGAGCTTGTGGCTGATGGAGATCCGGATGTTCTGGATCGCCTCCTTGCGAGTCTCGCCGTATGCGCGGACACCGGGCAGTGCGGGGCATTTCACCCGGTAGCCGCCATCCGCCTTCGGGGCCAACAGCACCGTATACGTGTAGGTTTTCATCTTGTCCTCCACAGCGGCATCTGCCTTTCCCTCCATCGTTCGCCCCCGGCGGGGGAAAACGAGGAGACTGCTGCCCGGACTTGTTGCCGGTGCGGCGGCCGGGCACCGTTTCCGTTCGTCGGTCGGTCGGCGGTACGGCTACGTATGGGAGATCAGGAGATCGGAGGCCGATAGATCCCCGGAAGGTCCGGGGGGCGCAGGAAACTCGTGGATGAGGAGGAAACGTAGCCTCCGTCGGAGGGGGGCGGGAACACCGGGGCGAACGACTCTCCGAGCGCCTCCAGGCCGATGGTTATGCCGCCGGTCCCGTGGGGGTCCGCCTCGTCCTCTCCCGATTCCCCGGGGTGACGGGCGTCGGGGATGGGCACCGCGACGCTCAAGGCCTTTCCGGATCCTTCTTGAAGGAAAACATATCCCCCCGACCCGGTGAGGGACACGATCATCGTGAACGCCACCGCGAGGACGACGAAACCCGTCGCGCCGAATCGAGTCGAAGCCCGACCCATGGTCCTCCCCATGTCGGAACTATTCATCGCACAAATCCGGACGAATATCAACCGGTTCCTTGCTACGATCCGTTCTTGCTTCTGAAAAGAATCAATCCGTGGGAGGGGTCGTATGGAGACACGCC contains:
- a CDS encoding LL-diaminopimelate aminotransferase, whose protein sequence is MARVNEHYLKLKAGYLFPEIGRRVRAFAEANPSAKIIRLGIGDVTRPLPPAVLKAFHDAVFELGEEKTFMGYGPEQGYDFLIDALIEKAYAPLGVRLKRSEIFISDGSKCDTANILDIFALENKVAIADPVYPVYNDTNVMVGRSGPPDERGYYQGIVYLPCTEENGFLPGIPREKADIVYLCSPNNPTGAVADRRQLKAWVDYALANDVVIFYDAAYEAFITEAGYPHSIYEIEGAERCAVEFRSFSKTAGFTGVRCAHTVVPEGVAAKTPSGEAVPLNRLWNRRQTTKFNGVSYPVQRAAAAVYTAEGWRQTKETIDYYMGNAAVIREGLGAAGFKVYGGVNAPYIWLKTPDGLSSWAFFDRLLTQCHVVGTPGSGFGPSGEGFFRLSAFGSRDNVTEAVGRIRKGY
- a CDS encoding NUDIX hydrolase encodes the protein METRGRSILFTGLVVNVEQMEVRIGAKGWHVFQVVRHPGGVGVLPLHDDGTVTLIRQLRPAVGRMLLEIPAGRLKPGEDPADCGRRELIEETGLAAETILPLGLFHPSPGVFDETIHLFLGKGLRQDAPDPEHYEEIETVRLPLEEALRMAREDDGIRDGKTIVALLRVERLDR
- a CDS encoding type II toxin-antitoxin system HicB family antitoxin; the protein is MKTYTYTVLLAPKADGGYRVKCPALPGVRAYGETRKEAIQNIRISISHKLDTLIANGRRIPEDGDCAHGAGR